A stretch of DNA from Stomoxys calcitrans unplaced genomic scaffold, idStoCalc2.1 SCAFFOLD_135, whole genome shotgun sequence:
CTGGACAGTAATTGGTCTTTGTGTAGATAGTCTTGCAgatttaatttatttctattCAGATTCTTATACCAAAGCGAGGAGCTGTTCCATATCTCAAtttgttttaatgaaaaatctttTTGTATATGTTTCTTTATATCATTTGGGGATGTATTTGCGGTGGATATAAGAGGCATTTTATTGGCTTGTTTAGCTACTGCATCagcaaattcgtttcctaaaaTATTAGAGTGACCTGGAACCcaaattaatttgatttttctattttcttgaaTCAGCAGATCTCTTATTATGGAGGAATAAACCTCAGTACTGTTGTGGTTCGCTATAGAGTCCAAGGCAGATAATGAATCAGAGACGATAGCAAAATTGCCTTTAGATCTCTTTGCGAACTTGATAGCTTCAAGAATTGCGATTATTTCAGCCGAGAAAACTGAGCTATATTCTGGAAGAAGAGATGTCTTGATAATTCTCTTGTCGGTAACTAGACTATAACTTGTAACATTGTTAATTTTagaaccatctgtgaaaatgaaACTATAGTTCTGCAGTTTGGTGCAAATATTCTGAAATTCAGCTACATAAAGATGTGGGATTGTATGCTCCTTTGAATACTTTCGTAGGGATGTATCTAATGTTGCTGGATTGAACCTCCAATAAGGGTTATTCGTCTTGGGAGCGGGGTAGTTGAAAGGTAGGTTGTAGGATTTACAGGCGGAAACAATACGCCCAATAGCGGAGtctgttttataaaatttcttagTTTTCAAAGCTTTATTAAGCATTTGCATGAGGGGGGTTTTAtcattaaataaaattgttttaatcaGCTGGGCTGTAGCAATATCTCTATAGTCTTCAATAGTCTTCAGGTTAGCTTCGAatagtaaattaaaaatttttgtagtgCGGTGTGCACCTAGCGATAAACGCACGGCAGAATTATATGtagttttgattttattgaGAAGGGCTTTGGAGGTGTATCCGTAAAGATATATACCATATGAGATTTTCGAAACAATGACAGAACGTGTTATAGTGATAAGTGTAGAGGTATCGCAAGAATAGTTTTTGTTTGACAAACATTTAATAATGTTAAGCCTTTTTGAGAGCGATGTGCTTAATTCCTCTATGTGGGAATCCCATTTGTACTTGCTGTTGAAGGTTATGCCtagtatttttaatttgttcacTGGACATATAGAGTAGTTGTTGCAGTTAAGAACTGGACTGCAGTTTCGTTTTCTGCAAATGTGGAGATGCTTACATTTGTCTATTGACAGTTCCGCTCCGGAATAGTTACACCAGTCTTCTATAGCGCATATCGTATTGTTAAGGTCGATGATCGGTTGGTTCAGCCTGCTAAGTTCCTTTATTATTACAAAATCATCGGCGTAGGATAAGAATTTCAGAGATTTGTCTGATTCGAGTAATTCTGAAAGCTTATTATAAGCGATTAGAAATAAAACTACAGAAAGGGGTGAACCCTGGGGTATACCATTGTGAAGGTTATTGAGTTCGGAGCTGTATGCTccaacttttactttaatcTTCCTATTAGTTAAGTAATTCTTaatgtatttaaaaattttgggtcCGATACCCCATTCCTCCAATTGATTGAGAATAGTGTGTAAGCCAATCTTATCAAAAGCTTTTGAAAAGTCAAGTGATATTATAGAAATGTGTTTTCTTGTTCTTAGGGAGTTATTTATTATATAATCTAGAAGTAAAAGTGGATCTGCTATACTTTTAccttttttaaaaccaaattgGTTATTGTTAAGTAGCTTATTAGAAGAGATAAACCACCATAGTCtattggctacaattttgtccAGTACTTTGGAGCAGCATATGTTTAGAGATATAGGCCGATAAGAAGAAACAGAAGTTTTGTCGCCTTTAGGTTTTAGTACTGGGATTATAAGACTGTTTTTATAGAACTGTGGGATTTGTGTGTTCAAGATGTCGTTGTATAATCTCACAATACGTTTCTTGGTATTTAAATCAAGATGTTTTAGCATTTTGTAATTGATTCTATCGATTCCAGGTGTCTTGCCCTTAAGCTTGTTAAGAGATATTGTGAATTctaaaaaatctatgttagtcTCTATAAGACTAGCATTTTTACtaggaactaagtgtttcgggTTCTCTAAAAATTGGCTCTTTAACGATTGGAATAGCGTCGGAAAATTAGAATCTTCTGAAAGCTGGGACCAGTATGAACAAAATCTATTTGCAATTCCCGTAGGATTTGAGATCATCCCATCATCGCCGGATATGTATGCAATAGGTGTTTTCGGCTTAACGCCGCAGAAACGTCTAATATTGGACCAAATCTGGCCCGTAGGATATGAATTGTTAATCACAGATGTAAATTTATCTATTGATTTCTGCTTGGAAAGTTTAAGTTCCCTCTTGTATACTGCATTAGCCCTACGATGTGCGACAAGGTTCTCGTCAGTAATATTTCTTctgaataaatttaaaaaatgatttCTCTCTCGCTTCAATTTATCTAATTTCTTGTTCCACCATGGAACAAAGGGTCTATACTTAGGGGTTTGATATTGCGGAATTGCTTCGTTAGAAGccatcaaaattattttttgaatattagCAGCTTCTTTATTAATATTCTCACTACGTTGTCTTTCCAAGCAAAATTTCTCAGAAAGACTCTGAAAAAGGGGCCAGTTGGCCTTGCTTGTATTAAATAAAGGTTTAAGTCGAAACCCATTATCTGAAAACTTTTCCTGAAACAGCGTCGTCACTATAGGGAAGTGATCGCTACCATAGAGATCAGTCTCTATATGCCAGTTAGCATGAACTAATAGTGATGCTGAAATTAAAGTGAGATCTATATGGGTGAAAGTCTTGTGAGTAGAGAAATGAGTCGGCGAACCGTCATTTAATATAGCTAGATTTGATTGGGTAATAAACTTTGAAAGAATTTTGCCTCTTTTATTGGTCTTAGCAGATCCCCACTGGGGATGCCAACTATTCATATCTCCTGATATGAGCATGTCATGAGAAGAGAAAGAGAATAGATGTTCCAGGTCCTTGATCGTAAAGGTTTTTGACGGGTTAAGATATGTCGAGTATAAGTAGATATTTGATTTAGCGACAATTTTAACACATACTGTGTCCAAATGGTCATAACTTCCGATGTACTCATGTTGTATAGATTTATGGATTAGTATTGCAGAATTATTTGATGTATAGATACAAAAATTTATTGGTATTGGTATGCTATTTTTAGTTTTGAAGTGAGTTTCTTGAAGAGAAATAATATTGGGTGTGTGCTTCTTTATTAAAGTTAATAATTCATTATAGTTGTTGCAATAACCTTTAATATTCCATTGGAGTAACTTAAGTACCATGATATtaaataagagaaaaaaaaataaagtgcagCTGTTAGATAGAAGCAACGTATAAGAGTTTTTTCTAATTGGTATCCACGTTGAGTCGAGAGAAATCAAAACGGTAGCGATGACTCGAGATGAGACCAAAACAAGTCACCGATGACTTGAGTGGAAGCAAAACAAGTCAGACTCTCCCGAGTGACGTCAATCGACTCAACTGACTGTAGTGTTGTTCTTTTACTCGTCGGATAAGTTGTCACTCTccgttgaatttttgcacaatttttttggATTGTTGATAGCCGCACTTTTGCTCTTGAGCTCATTTCTTGTTCGTTTCGATATGTTCTTCGGCAGTATGTTGACAGTTGTTGGTTTGTCGCGAGCACTCACTAAAGGCTGCGGTGGTGCGGGGTCTGATGGTTTTGCCTGCTGTTGCTTCTTATTTTCACACATTGCGtagtttgtgttgttgttggaagtagttGGGAGATCGTGATAGCTTACAGTGCTTCTTGTGACCTTGGAATAGACAGTGTCATTTGGATGACGTTGTTTGTATGTTGCGAGAGCAGTTTTGTGATCTACTTTGTCGAGTGTTTTAATGGCCTGTATCTCTTTGAATTTTAGAAAAACGGGGCATTTTTTACTGAGCACAGAGTGGGACTTATCATCTAATTTGTTCTCATCGCAGTTTATACATTTAGTGTTGTTTTGGCAGAGTTCATTTTCTTGTGTGTGAGCTATGTCACCACAgctaatgcaaattttattatttttacacCGTTTTGTTGGGTGTCCATAGTGGAAACACTGACGACACCTCATGGGCAAGGGAATATAAGGCCGCACGCACGTTTTCTCATATCCAATATTAATTTCATCAGGTAAATTGGGTAGAGAAAAAGTAATTATAATGAGACCAGTTTCGATGAGAGagtcttcatttttttttagaattttttgaacTTCGGttacgttttgtttttttagttcATTTAGAATTTCATTCTCAGGGATTCCACGTAGATCATTACAGTAGATAACTCCCTTGGAATAGTTGAGAGAGTTATGTTCTTTCACTTCgacttttatttcatttgtgaGAGAAATGAGTTGGAACAATTTTGTGGCTTGAGTtgcagtttttgttttaattagaaTATCGCCACTTCTGAGTTTTTTGCACATTTCAATTTCTCCACATACACTATCAATGACTTTTTTAATTAAGAAAGGAGACACATTAATGAGAGTTTCTTCACTATCTGTTCTTGACATCATGAGGTATTTGGGACCAATAGtgtaatttttaaacaatttcttATTGTCAATTTCAAAATTGGGTTGTTTGGTATTAACActcatttttttgttgtaagtAGAGAGTTTTGGCTCTGCGGTTTTACAGACGTTCGTTCGTTTTCACAGTCAGAATACGActgattattttatttataaagggcttcttacgtgcagttcttcctctgtaactatgccttttgagtgtatttcgaattgtttgtgtagtaacttccttccctaaatattccatagtgtttttacgaagaatggtcgcatttgtcttcggagttttctgaacttgccgcactagccaacgcacatctccaactgaaaaaaaaaaaaaaaaactgaaagtgcttttggtcgaccagatcttggtttattgtcaacatttttcgtttctgtccactttctgatgatggattgtatagtagatcgtggtctatttaatatttcactgatagttttttgagttcaaccattcctgtggtgttttattatcaaaacttttacctcatcagaaacctcgttttgcttacgacccattttgacaaaaactatattttcaatgaaattaaatatttgctgtcaagggcaaagcctcatttactaaataaaacagaaaagggggattcccaaataaaatatgaatttgactttgatgatagcacatcaatgatgaatactttttttgttctgtttttggtgttattatataaaattgcattttttgcgctaattaaatttattttttgaatttattttaaaacatattacgaaaaataaactattgcataaaactgcattatttgtttactttaaattttcttcaattacccaaaataagtgaatttattatcaattttgctaatgatgaatactttttttgaccgctgtacatacTTGAACGtctctattttcaaaaagtTCAAAGACCCAAAGaccaccctttatatatatctgCCGGTTAGAAATCTTGAGGtcataaacattttgttttgtccAGAGACATTAGGATTAGCATTAAATTCACAGTATCAGATGAAGTCATTCTCAGGACTtctgtgatgcacaaaaaagTCGTCCTTGGGATTCGGCTGAGCATTGAACTCTAGGAGGATTTTTTATAAGCGCTGTTATTTCTTTCAAACTCTCTAGAGTCtaggcggaggccaccgtagcatggGTTGGATTCCTGAAGAGAACATCAGaaagaattttcagcggtggttatcgcatcctaatgctggcgacatttgtgggactatgaaaaaacttctcctctAAGAGGTGTCGCGTCGTTCGGGCacggctaaaaaaaggaggtccattatcattgagcttaaacttaaatcggacagcaatcataGAGAAGATTGTCCCAGTTTTCATTTGCAGAGTCTAAAAATGattacagactaataggacaaaaCGCTTTCGCTTACGCATGAAGCGAATCATCCAGTTATTGGaacgaaaattacctttgtgtccctccatcccacagataAAAAGGTGATGTTAATAAAAGCAAAGTATAACTTcctaaggccaccgtagcatgtccgcctatgatgctgaacacctgggtgcGCATTATTAaaagaccatgagaaaaaaatttttcagcggtggtttttccctcctaatgctggcaactttggTGAACTGCCGAGTTCCACCCACGCTTTGATTTGAGCCTTTGTCAGCTCGCCTTTGTATTTTGTTAACTCGGCCTTATAGACGTCCCGGTCATGTAATGCGCTTTTGGCTTTCGCTCTAAAGAGTCTTCTGCAACATTTGGTTTGGCTCTAGACATGCCGATTTAACGCTAGTTATAAAAGGTGTTCGCGATCCGCTTGatcaatataaaaatttaatctgCTTTATTAACAGATCTACAAGAGATAGCTCTGTCTAGCCAAAGAGATTTCTGCAGGTTGTTCTCCAAATGTAACCATGACTATGAAATCTCTGAAGATCCAACTCTATATGAATTCCGCTCCTATATACAGCGATCTCCTTATTTGAAAAACTTACTACAAACACTttttaaatgcgatccatggtggaggggaaAATCAGATTTGGCTcagtcgaacttaacgcatttttactttttctaCCCACCATCATAAGATTGGGGTGTACTTATCAAGTCATTCCATTtataacacctccaaatattgatatgagacccctaaaatatatatagtctcgatcgtcttaacattcgaaatcgattcagccatgtGCTCCCCTCCCTCTATTCAACTATATAAATCATAATTGCGGTCGAACATAAGATAAACGCTTGAGATTTTGTACTGAGACTTCTTATTAagataggtcattggggattgcaaatgggccttatcggttcagatttgaatatagcctccacataaaccgatccgcgtttttgacttcttcagcacgTATAAGACTCAATTTTCGATCTTGGACATGGCACAAGGACAtggatgactttcaacatccatgccaagtatgatataaAGTCATAAAGCGCCAATATAAACTGTTATAACGCCTACGTAAACCGATACCCCGACCtgattccttgagcctctagaaataacaattttcatctgatttggctgaaatttggctcaattTCTTCTGTTCGGACTTGCTACATCTATGCTAAGTGCgatttgaatcgatcaataacctagTATAGCCACCATTTAAACAgttccccagatttgacttcttgaggccgtaGAAACTTACATTTACAtcggttttggctgaaatttgatacatttgCCCTCTATTACATTATGCCCTCTAATGTTCATACCTATTTCCCTTAAATATCGATAGGCCGATATGACTGCTTGAGACTATA
This window harbors:
- the LOC131998380 gene encoding uncharacterized protein LOC131998380, producing the protein MSVNTKQPNFEIDNKKLFKNYTIGPKYLMMSRTDSEETLINVSPFLIKKVIDSVCGEIEMCKKLRSGDILIKTKTATQATKLFQLISLTNEIKVEVKEHNSLNYSKGVIYCNDLRGIPENEILNELKKQNVTEVQKILKKNEDSLIETGLIIITFSLPNLPDEINIGYEKTCVRPYIPLPMRCRQCFHYGHPTKRCKNNKICISCGDIAHTQENELCQNNTKCINCDENKLDDKSHSVLSKKCPVFLKFKEIQAIKTLDKVDHKTALATYKQRHPNDTVYSKVTRSTVSYHDLPTTSNNNTNYAMCENKKQQQAKPSDPAPPQPLVSARDKPTTVNILPKNISKRTRNELKSKSAAINNPKKLCKNSTESDNLSDE